The sequence below is a genomic window from Massilia oculi.
CGGCCGGAGCGTGGCATTTACCAAACCGTAACGGCGGTGAGATTGCGAAAAGGATAGTGCTTGCCGACCAAGGATTACCATCGCATAGCAAACGCCCATTGAAGCGATCGTCATGTCTCAAAAGGCTGGAATGAATCACGGGCTGGACGGCAGGGCTCCCTGGAAATCAGCGGAAGCCGATATCCAGTGAGCCGATATCGAGCAGGGTTTGGCATTCTTGCGGGTCGGAATAACGGTATGGAGTCACGCATGGCGATCGCCTCATGGCAGTCCCTTGTCTCGTAGGCGCCATCGCCACTGACGCTGGCAATGCGCTCATCGGCAGGAATCTGATCCAGCAGCGCCGGCAGGACAGGTGCGTCTCCAACACTGTTGTCGGTCACTTCCATGGCCTGGATCTTAAGCGTGAGATGCAAACCTGTCATGGTCGGCACAGCGCCGATGACCACCTGCAGCGTCTTCTGCCGCCGGCTTACGGTGCTGTAGTCTGGCACTGGCCATTCGACTCCTGCCAGATGCAACAAGCTTTGCGTCATACCTATGGCCTGGCGCAGCGGTAAATTGAACAGGCACGTGATGCTCAGGCAAAACTGGATCGCCTCGTCGCTGAATTGCTGGCTGCACCCCCGCTTGCCGTTCGGCTGAACGTGCCACTTCATCATCGAATCAAGCCAGATCAGCAGAGAGCCGCGTGCCTTGAGCTGCGTTCTATGTCTTCCAGTTCGTGATGCGGTACTTCTGAGGCGCCGGTTTCATGCGCGCAGCCTGCCAGACCTGCGGGCTCAGCGCTGGTCAGACCTGACTTACGCAACAAAGCCCTCCGTAATAAATGCTGGCTCAGCAGTAGCCAGTGCAGCTCAGTTTTTCAATGTCGCAACAAGGTTGTTGTAGCAATGAAAAGACTTCACTTTGCCATCTTTGATCTGCCACACATCGCAGCATGGAACGTCAAACTTTTTATTCGTTGCGCGAAGAACACCCCCGGGTAAGGGAAGATCTCCTTTATGAGTTCCTTGCAGCCTTAGTTCGACCACGACCGCATCATCTCCGCTGTGATAAAGCTTCAGTAATTGTCGATGAATATCCGGATAAGCGCGAATTAAGCCATTAACTGGATCGCGGACATCTCTACCAGTCCATCTCTGCCCTGACGACATATCGAGAAAATACCCATCATCCGCGAAGAGCGAAGCGAATCCATCCGCGTCGAGACGCTTCCCTTCAGCAATTTTGTACAATTCCCTGATGAGTGCTTCATTCGTGGACGGCTCTTCTACCCTGGCCTGAGCCCGCAGTGCAGCAGGCATGGCCGCGAGGGTGACAAGCCCGGTCAAGAACGAACGGCGATAGGTACTTTTCATGTCGTTTCTCGAATTGTTCGTGGAGGCGCCAGCATATCCTGCCATAACAATTAATCAAGTACTTACATTCTGGTAAGTGACCAAGATCGCCTTGCAAGGCATGGTTTTTTATCCTTGCCTGCTGGTGGGGAAAACCCGATAATTTTCCGCGTCTTTAAAAATCGGGGATGCCACGGCCTCTCAATTTTCGGTCGGACACGGAGCCTGGTAAATGAATATCAAGGCTGACGCGTTGATCGCATTTCGGCCAAGGTGATGATGCGTTCCATATTTTCGGTTCCCCACTCACACAGCGGGACAACGGCGGCCGACATGCTTCGTCCAAAATCGGTCACCACATACTCGACGTGCGGCGGCACGGTCTGATAATCGATTCTCGCGATAATACCGTCGGAGACCATTTGCTTTAACTGTTCACTTAAGACCTTTTCAGTCACATCGCCGACAAGTCGACGCAATTCGCCGAAGCGGTGCGTTCCCTTCATCAAATGGAACAATATCAGCAGCTTCCATTTTCCTCCTACCAGTGACAGGACGGCTTCAAGGCCGCAGTTGAATGGGCGCTTAATTTGAATCTCCTCAAGTTGGGGGTATCCATCCAATACATACCACATAACTTGCCAGGGAAGCACTGATTTATTCATGGCGACATTCTCGGCCACGAGAAAATGTGCCCCGCTGCGCTGTGAATCCTCTCGATACCGCGCGGTATCGCTGCGGTTTACGCCTTTGCCAAGCGCATTTTTCGTGCCCGATTCCTGCACGCCAGAATAAATCCCCTAAGGGCCCGCGTCGCTCTCCTGCAGTTGCTCGGCCAGGAAGCGGTGCACCTGGGCGACCACGGCCGCGCCTTCGCCGGCCGCCGCGGCAACACGTTTGGTCGAGCCGGCGCGCAGGTCGCCCACGGCAAAGACGCCCGGCACGCTCGTTTCGAGATCGCGTCCGCCATGCCGCCCCGTGGCCTCGTAGCCGGTCAGCACGAAGCCCTTGCGGTCGAGCTCCACGCCG
It includes:
- a CDS encoding nuclear transport factor 2 family protein, with translation MKSTYRRSFLTGLVTLAAMPAALRAQARVEEPSTNEALIRELYKIAEGKRLDADGFASLFADDGYFLDMSSGQRWTGRDVRDPVNGLIRAYPDIHRQLLKLYHSGDDAVVVELRLQGTHKGDLPLPGGVLRATNKKFDVPCCDVWQIKDGKVKSFHCYNNLVATLKN
- a CDS encoding winged helix-turn-helix transcriptional regulator; its protein translation is MQESGTKNALGKGVNRSDTARYREDSQRSGAHFLVAENVAMNKSVLPWQVMWYVLDGYPQLEEIQIKRPFNCGLEAVLSLVGGKWKLLILFHLMKGTHRFGELRRLVGDVTEKVLSEQLKQMVSDGIIARIDYQTVPPHVEYVVTDFGRSMSAAVVPLCEWGTENMERIITLAEMRSTRQP